Sequence from the Fodinibius salicampi genome:
CGCATTGTTGGAAGGCTGTTTGACCGGCGGGATTAAAATATCCAGAATACGCTCTTCAACAATTTCCTTTGCTTCTTCTTTTACGCGTTCCTGCATCTCTGTTTTTACCATATCAATAGCGATGTCGGTAAGGTCACGAATCATCGACTCTACATCACGGCCAACGTAACCGACTTCCGTAAACTTACTGGCTTCTACCTTGATGAACGGGGCTTCTGCCAGTTTGGCCAGCCGGCGGGCAATTTCAGTTTTACCAACACCGGTAGGGCCAATTAGAAGAATATTATTTGGCAAAATCTCGTCTCTGATTTCCTCATCGGCATTCATTCGTCGCCACCGGTTTCTTAGTGCAATAGAAACCGATCGTTTGGCTTCATCCTGACCGACAATGTACTTATTCAGTTCTGCTACAATTTGTCGGGGTGTTAGGTTTTTATGCTTAATAGTCTTCTTTATAGTGCTCATTACTCTTCAATTTCTAAAATGCTCAAATTATGATTCGTATAAATACAAATGTCGGCTGCTATGTGTAATGATCGCTCGGCAATTTCACGAGCCGAGAGTTCCGGGGCACTTTCTTTGAGGGCACGCGCGGCAGCCAGGGCATAGGAGCCACCACTGCCAATCGTAAGTATTTTGTCATCGGGTTCTATAACATCCCCCTGGCCTGAAATTAGAAGTGCTCGTTCTTTGTCCATTACAATTAGCAGAGCCTCGAGCTTCCGCAGAAACTTGTCGTTACGCCATTCTTTGGCCATCTCAACTGCCGCGCGTTCCAAGTTTCCGTTATACTGCTTTATTTTTTCCTCGTATTTTTCAAACAGCGTAAAGGCATCGGCTGTAGAGCCGGCAAATCCGGCTGCAATTTTACCTTCATAGAGGCGGCGAACCTTGTTGACTGTGGCCTTCATAACGGTTTTATCCATTGTGGCTTGTCCATCTCCGGCAATAGCCGCCTCTCCGTTATGGATTATACCTATAACGGTTGTTGCTTTTAAATCTGTTATGCTCATAGTATATACTTCCGTGCAGTTTCAGTGAAAAAGGGTGTTAAAATCAGATTCAATTCTTATAGTATTTCGAGTTTGAACTTCCCGACCTGCTGGGACGTGGCTTACGCGTGTCTTTCTTTTTTTGCCCGTTTTTACCCTTTTTATAGTAATCCAAATCCGCTCGGCTTCTATTTCCTGTAGGAGCAGCCGAATCTTCCGCATTAGCAATAAGATCATCAATACTTTCTTCCTGCATTACGGCATCAGTAATGTCAATTTCTGAGCCAGCAATAGTCGCCTTGTATTCATTGAGAGAAATAGTATCATCTGCTACAAGTGAGATTTTAAGCCAGTAACGAAGCATCCATTTCCACTTTTTGCTCAGGAACCCCTTTTCGAGATATGATTTTAAATAGGGGTTAATATAAATGTCTACGGCGCGATAGTCGGTTGTAGTTCGGAATTTGCTAAGCCAGGCATCGAGATCAGCGATAATAGTATTCTGGGTAACTACGCTCCCGGATCCTCCGCAAGTGGGACATACTTTAGATACTGAGTTAACCACACTGGGTCGGATGCGCTGCCGTGTAATCTGAACAAGCCCAAAGTCGCTCATCCCGATCACATTGGTCTTTGCGGGATCTTTCTTGAACTCTTTCTTCAGTTCATCATATATCTTCTTACGGTTTTTACCGCTTCGGAGATCAATAAAGTCTACGACAATGATCCCCCCGATATCGCGCAGCCGGAGCTGTTTTGCTACTTCACGGGCCGCCTCGAGATTCGTCTTAAGAGAGTTGTCTTCCTGTTTCTCTTTGGCGGCATATGGGCCTGAATTTACATCCACTACATACATCGCTTCCGTCTGTTCAAAAATCAAGTAACCACCAGAAGGCATGCGCACGCGGGGACTAAAGATAGAGTCTACATCTTTAGCAATTTTCATAAAGTCAAAAATGTGTTCCCGACCCTTATACAGCTCCACATTCGGAATCATCTGAGGAGCAACCTGACTGACATACGATTTGATCTTTTTGTGCATTTCGGGATCGTCAACAAGTACCCGATCATACTGTTTTGCAAAAAGATCACGGACCAGGCTCTCGGTCATATCCAGATCTTTATAGAGCAGGGCGGGCGGCTTGGCAGTCTCCAGCCGTTCTAAAATGCCTTCCCATTTTTTGAGGACATTACGCATATCCTCTTCAATTTCCTCTTTGTCTTTTCCTTTAGCTACGGTGCGAATAATTACTCCAAATCCATCGGGGACCATAGAGCCCACCACTTTCTTAAGGCGCCGGCGCTCTTTGCGGCTGTTAATTTTTCGGGATACCGCAATATATTCCCCCATGGGAATAAGTACGAGAAAACGTCCTGCTACCGTAATATCGGTAGAAACCCGTGGACCTTTAGATCCAATAGGTTCCTTAACGATTTGAACAAGCAACTGTTGGCCGGGACGCAAAATTCTGCCCGCCCATTTCTGCTTTTCGTAGTTGGAAATTTTATTAAAGTCTGTCTTCTTCAGCTCATCACGGACGTTTTTGTGGATGGCATCCTTGTCATTCAGCATCTGAACGTATTCTTTCAGATGATCGCCGGCATCAGAGAAGTGAAGAAAGGCGTCTTTCGGGGTACCCATATCGATAAAAGCCGCACGAATGCCGCTCATTACCTTGTGTACCCTTGCTAAGTAAATATTCCCAACCGTTCGCTGGTTTTCGTCAGATTCTATAAAAAGTTGGGCAAGCTCTCCATCTTCCAGCAGAGCTATTCGGGTCTGTTTGCCCGAAGCGTGAATTATAATTTGGTTCTTCATGGAAATATTCTTCTTTCACGCAGCTGTGGTCCTCCGGACTTTCAATCCTGATCAAATATGCATTAGGCATCATCATAACAGATAAAACAGTCTCAATATTCATAAGTCGTAGCGGAGGTCCATCAACCGCTATATTAAAATTCCTGTTAGGAAAAAATTTTGTCGGTGTAGATCTTTGATATTCAGACAGAAAGGGGG
This genomic interval carries:
- the hslV gene encoding ATP-dependent protease subunit HslV, giving the protein MSITDLKATTVIGIIHNGEAAIAGDGQATMDKTVMKATVNKVRRLYEGKIAAGFAGSTADAFTLFEKYEEKIKQYNGNLERAAVEMAKEWRNDKFLRKLEALLIVMDKERALLISGQGDVIEPDDKILTIGSGGSYALAAARALKESAPELSAREIAERSLHIAADICIYTNHNLSILEIEE
- a CDS encoding Rne/Rng family ribonuclease, coding for MKNQIIIHASGKQTRIALLEDGELAQLFIESDENQRTVGNIYLARVHKVMSGIRAAFIDMGTPKDAFLHFSDAGDHLKEYVQMLNDKDAIHKNVRDELKKTDFNKISNYEKQKWAGRILRPGQQLLVQIVKEPIGSKGPRVSTDITVAGRFLVLIPMGEYIAVSRKINSRKERRRLKKVVGSMVPDGFGVIIRTVAKGKDKEEIEEDMRNVLKKWEGILERLETAKPPALLYKDLDMTESLVRDLFAKQYDRVLVDDPEMHKKIKSYVSQVAPQMIPNVELYKGREHIFDFMKIAKDVDSIFSPRVRMPSGGYLIFEQTEAMYVVDVNSGPYAAKEKQEDNSLKTNLEAAREVAKQLRLRDIGGIIVVDFIDLRSGKNRKKIYDELKKEFKKDPAKTNVIGMSDFGLVQITRQRIRPSVVNSVSKVCPTCGGSGSVVTQNTIIADLDAWLSKFRTTTDYRAVDIYINPYLKSYLEKGFLSKKWKWMLRYWLKISLVADDTISLNEYKATIAGSEIDITDAVMQEESIDDLIANAEDSAAPTGNRSRADLDYYKKGKNGQKKKDTRKPRPSRSGSSNSKYYKN